The genomic stretch CGGTGGAGGTCTAGGTGGACACCTTGGAAGAGACAAAACTATCTCCTTGGTAAAGGATCGGTATTACTGGCCACAATTAAAGAAGGATGTAGGTAATCATGTTCGGAGATGTCCAACTTATCAGGTAGCTAAGGGACAAACACAAAACAGTGTATATGCCTTTACCAATACCCGAGGCACCGTGGGAAGATCTGTCTATGGATTTCGTGTTGGGACTTCCGAGAACCCAACAAGGAGTAGATTCAATAATGGTGATTGTTGatagatttttcaaaatgacTCACTCTTTTGCTTGTAGGAAGATGTTGTTCAAGTATTCAATATGTTCTTCTGAGAGGTGGTCTGATTGCATGGAGTACCAAAGTCTATCACTTTTGACTGAGATACCAAGTTCTTATCCCACTTTTGGTGAACATTATGGAGACGGTTCAACACAAAATTGAAATACAGTAGCACGAGCCATCCACAGACGAATAGTCAAACAGAAGTTATTAATTGAACTCTAGGCAATTTACTTCGGTGTATTGCAGGTGACAAACCGAAGTAGTGGGACCTGGCTCTAGCTCAAGCCGAGTTTGCCTACAACAGAATAGTGAATTGATCTACTAGGAAGGCACCGTTTGAAGTCATCTATGAAGAACTCCATGACTTGCAGTAGATCTCATAACTCTACCTAAGTTACAGGGAGCTAGTGTGGCATTGGAGCATTTAGCAGAATGGGTGAAAGCCACATAAAGGGGAGTTTGTCAGCATCTAGAAGAATCATATGCTAAGTTCAAGACGGCAGTAGAGAAGGATCGGCGATCTAAAATTTTTCGAGAAGGAGCTCTTGTGTTGGTATATTTACGCAAGGGGCAACTGTTGACTGGTACTTCTAGAAAGTTGAGGGAATAAGAAGTATGGTCAATGCAAGGTACTAAAAGAGATTAACAACAATGCATATGTCATTGATCTTCCACAGGAAATGGCAATATCCTCAACATTCAAAATGGCagacatttttgaatatttttcacaaaagagtcGGAACTTAACTCGAAGATGAGTTCTTTTCAAGAAGGGGAGATTGATGTATAAAATTAACCAACTAAAAGCTAAAgaagattttatttgattttataattataactttatttcatttccctactatgattatgtttacttttgaTCCAAATGATCCTTAGCTAGTAATACCCCCTCCCTAATACCCCCTCAAAACCTCAATATTCTTGACTTAAAGAAACCCTGACAGACTTCAGCTTAGCGTGTAAGCAAAACATAGAAGAACCTTCAACACAAGTTTGCCAGCCCTCATCCACCCAAATAAGAAAATTCTCATGATCGAACCCAAAACCAAAGTACTTAAATGGCTTTGGCCCAAAGCTCTTCACCCTCCCTATAGAGATCACAGCAGGGGAGTGATTAGAGACCCCTACCTATTGGAAATTCAACCTCAGTTTCATCAACCATTTCCAGCCACTCCACATTACCCATTACCCTATCCAATTTCCGAGCCACCAAAGCATCCTTCTCAAGACAATTATTCCAACTTCTCATGACAATTATTCCAAATGAAATAGCGGCCACTATAGGGAAGATCAAACACCTTAACCCTATAAAGGCATTCCCCAAATTCCTCCTCATAACAGTTAAGCTTAATACCATCACCATTTTCAGACAAACTCTTAACCACATTAAAGTCACCAGTTAAAAACCAAGGAGCCTGAGCAATTTGATTATGAACCACCCCCAATTCCTGCCACAACCCTCTACGCTCCACACCATTATTAGAGCCATATACAAAAGAATGAACCCATCTATACCCACCTTGCACCAAACTAATATTACAACTAATAGTCTGGGCAGAACTATACAGATCACTAACATCAACAACATTCACATTCcaacaaacccaaaattttCCAATAGGGTGGTTATCATAGTTGTTGATAAACCCCCAACCCAGAAAAATAAACTCCCTAATCCTACTAGACTTCTCTAAATGAACACGAGTTTCTACCAAGCAAAACAAATCCACCTTATTTCTAttttacaaacttttttttgCTGTAAGAGGTTATTTAGACCTCTTATGTTCCAAACTGCAGTCTTCATAAAAGCAATTTAGGAGGCGAAAAGCCTCTGCTGGCCTTATCTCCCTCTTCTCCCAGAACACCTTTTCCCATATCATTGTTAATGGTAGATTCCAAGATACTAggaaaattgcagaaaaataccTTAATCGAgctttattctcttttccagTAATAGTAGGTCTACTAATGGTCTTATCAAGCCCTGTTTCTTGAGTTATGCCTTGTTGTTCTGCTTCACCACATTACCATCAGCCCTCGCTTAAAATCAAACTTAGGCCTCCATAGCTTCTTCCCCTCACGCCAACAAAAGCCTTGAATTTAGCACATTTGATAGGTATCCAGGGGTATTCAATCCCCACTATAATTAGCTTACCATCCCCATCAACCACATCCAACTCCACCACAACTCTGACAAATCCTAGCCGCTGTTGCTCCTCCGTCACAGAATCAGATAACGCTTTCCCAACCCCACTCGCTATACCACCAAGGCACTCTGGATCACGAAACTCCATAGGCAGGTGAAGCAATTTGATCCATATGGGAATAGAAGAGACTGAAAGCTTCAGCAGTTGCATCCCCAGCTGCCACATTCTCGACTCAACCACCTCATCCCTTGTCATAACAACATTGAACCGAAAAACGTAGACCCAATTTTCTAGGGAGAAGACCCACATTGGCTCCATATGTGCTTCACCGATTTCTTCACCAGGAAGAAAGAGAGCAGCTTCTCCAGAAATTGACCCAGAAGCTCGGGCTCCACCAATTTCTGGAGAAGCTGATCCGAGAAGGCTTCCCCTAAAACTTCTCCTTTTTAAACAAATTCCGaccttttttgtttaaatataaaatttaggaGAGAATACTCTGtaattgacaatcatgtccCCTAAACTACAAAATGTTtcctaataacaaaaatatccttaataaaataaaaataaaataaaataaaatctatttttttttataaaaaaaaagggattggaaatttttttgaaacaattgtttttgttaaagaatatatatatatttttttgcaaatttatatNNNNNNNNNNNNNNNNNNNNNNNNNNNNNNNNNNNNNNNNNNNNNNNNNNNNNNNNNNNNNNNNNNNNNNNNNNNNNNNNNNNNNNNNNNNNNNNNNNNNGACGAAGCCGCCACATACTTCGCCTCACAGGTAGACAAGGCTACAATTCCTTGTTTCTTGGATGTCCAAGAAAATGCTGTAGAACTAAGACAGAACACATACCTAGTAGTATTTTTCCTCTCATCTTGGTCACATCCCCAATCACTATCTGAATAACCAACTAATTTTACTTCATCACCATAGGTATAGAATAAACCAATATTCAGAGTGCCTTTGATGTACCTCAAGATCCTTTTTGCAACTAACCAATGAGTCTCCATTGGTGTCTCCATGTATTGACTCACAAGTCCAACTCCATAGACAATATATGGCATTGTGATCGTTAAGTCCTTAGACTTCGAACCAAACTCTTATAAAGAGTTGGTTCAATAACTCGACCATCTCCTTCTTTTGACAACTTTATGCTTGTGTTCAACTGGGGTTTTCATAAAGTTGCAGCTATCCATATTGAATTTCTCTAAAATCTCCCTCATGTACTTCTTTTGATTATGAAAATTCCATCATGTTGTTGGTTCACTTCAATACCAAGGAAGAAGGACATCAGCCCATTGTCTGTCATCTCAAACTTCTTCCTTGAACATTTCACTACTATTTCTTGTGTATAATAGATCATCAACATATAGGCAAATGATTAGAAATTCACCACGattgtttttcttcatataaacAGCATGCTCATATGGACATTTGGTGAAGCCGTTCTAATGATGGTAATGATCGATGCGTGCATTCCAAGCTCTTGTTGCTTGCTTTAAGCCATATAACGCGTTTTAAGGCGGTACACCTTGCTTTCTTCTGCTTCCTTTATGAAACCGTCTAGTTGTTGTACGTACACTCCTTCTTCAAGGATGCAATTGAGAAAGGTTGACTTGACATCAAGTTGGTATATCTTCCAATTATGATGAGTTGCAAGTGCGATCAACAATCTTACTGTGTCAAGTCTCGCAACTGGTGCAAAGACTTCTTCATAGTCGATGCCGTACTTTTGTTTGTATCCTTTGGTTACTAGTCTTGCCTTGTATCGAGAAACGTCACCTTCTACAATGCGTTTAATCTTGTACACCCACTTAACGCTAATAGCCTTTCGGTTTGGTGGGAGTGTTGTCAACTCCTAAGTGTCATTCTTTTGAATAGCATGTATCTCCTCCTCCATTGCTGATCACCAACAATTTTCTTCTACGGCTTCTTGGAAGGTGAGAGGCTCATGATCAGCATATAAGCATAAAAGATTAGTCTCTCCATCTTCTGTTTGCTCATAGATTTCCCTGAGACTTCTCATTTTAATTGTACTTTGATTTGTGGAGGATATGTTGCCACTACCTCTTGTAGAAGATGTAGTGTCCCTATGTGTGGTGGACGATGGTAGGCTGAGAAGATGGTGGGGTACTTGGTGGAGCTTCTATTGAGAGCTCTTCAGGCTCCTCCAACACTTGTTGCTCTTTAGCCTTCTCTTCGTCGCTCTTACTCCACACACTTTCTTCATCAAAGATAATGTCTCTACTAACCACTAATTTCTTTGTTAGTGGGTTGTAGAGCTTGTATGCTTTCGACTCTTCACTATATCCTAGAAAGATACATTTTTCACCACAATCATCAAGATTCTTCCTCTTGGATTCGAAAATTTTAGAATATGTAACACACCCAAAGATTCCTAAGTGTGCTACACTTGGCTTGTAGCCGCTCCACGCCTTTTGAGGTGTCATATTCTTGACGCTTTTGGTAGGACATCGGTTGAGTAGATAAGTTGAGCATGCCACAGCTTCTGCCTAAAATTGTTTTGGCAGTCCTTTCTCCTTAAGCATAGCTCTGGTCATATTAAGAATGGTACGGTTCTTTCTTTCGGTGATCCCATTTTGCTGTGGTGTGTAAGTAGCAGTAAATTGATGCTTTATGCCTTGTTCCCtacaatacttatcaaattatTTTGAGGTGTATTCACCACTTCGGTCAAAGCGGAGAGTTACAAGCTTATGACCACTTTGATTTTCAACAAGAGCTTTAAAGTTCTTGAATACAATAAAAGCAGCCGacttttctttaagaaaataaacccaAAGTTTTCTACTAAAGTCATCAATGAATGTAGTAAAGTATCTATTGTTACCATGCGcaacaatgataaataatatggaattgaaaagagagagtcgagacacaAATTTTCATGGTTCGACAATGTGCCTATGTCCACAAGAGAGAGTGCatctatattttactattcaatgatttagggttacaatataacatatttataggaaaaccttaattgtaagtattttgaaaaaccccaaaatactcCCAACTTATTTGTTCCcaagcccacataaactaattacacctaaagggccagtagtagaatatgagccacttgttccaacaatctccaccttggcaagtattcacctctttgaagataatcaagtattgaGCCTCCACCTGGAACTAATAGGTTTGGGGATGCCaccttctctcttttcctttctagtACCTAGAAACATTTGTCAAGTtaaagcaatgcttgaacttgttTATGGTAACAAGCTTCGTCAACATGTCCGCTGCATTCTCAGAAGTGTGAATCTTTTCAAGTAAAAATTCACCTGTAGCAACCAATTTCctgatcttgtgaaacctcacatcaatgtgcttgGTTCTCGCATGATACACCTGGTTCTTTGCCAGGTAAATGGCACTCTAACTATCACAATACAATGAAACTCTACCTTGCTAAATACCCAACTCCCTGACTAACCTTGtaagccacaaagcttcctttgcagcCTTAGCCGCCACCATGTACTCCACCTCAATCGTGGACATCGCAACCGTGGACTAGATCATAGACCTCCAACATATGGGTCCTTCTGCAATAGTGAACACATAACCTGTGGTCaacctcatgtcatccaaaTCCCCCCACATAATCCGCATCTACATACCCGATGACTGGCAAATCACTTTTCTGTCTGACAAAAGTGATGCTATACtctgtagtacctttcaagAATCTGAAAATCCATTTTACTACATCCCAATTCTGTCTCCCTGGATTTGTCATGTACTTGCTTACCACATTGACTGCATGAGCCAAATCCAGCCTCGTACAaaccatagcatacatcagaCATCCCACTGCACTGGCATATGGAACCTTAGACAtgtcttcagtttcttcaacgGTCTTTGGACACTATGAGGTAGACAAGTGGAAGTGATTCGCCAAAGGTGTACTTACCGATTTCGCATTTTcatgctaaacctctccaacaccttcttcacatagcTGGCCTGAGATAGCCACAATTTCTTGGCATCCCTGTCCCTGCCAATCTCCATCCTAAGAATCTTCTTGGTTGCGCCCAAATCTTTCATatcaaattctctactcaacaaaaccttcatcttgttgacctccactatactctttgctgcaataagcatatcatccacgtacaataacagaaaataaatgagtcatcatcaaggctcctcacatacACACAACAGTCATATTCACATCTCTTGTAGCCAATTTTGATCGTGCAggagtcaaaccgcttataccactGCCTTGAAGACTGCTTCAACCCATAAAGTGACTTCATCAATTTATAGACCAAGTGCTCCTGTCTAGGTTGACAAAACCCTTCTGGCTGCTCCATGTAAATTTGCTCCTCCAAATCGCCATGGAGAAAAGCTATTTTCGCATCCATCTGCTCCAatgccatgtcataatgagctaccaacaCCAATACTACTATGATGGAAATTTGTCTAACCACTGAGGAAAATACTTTCTCATAATCAACCCCTTTATGCTGTGAATAACCTTTTGCTATTAGGCAAGCCTTGAACTTCACACTTTTCTAATAATGCTTCCttttttcttgaacacccatttacaCCCTATTGTCCTCTTCATTTCTGgaagctccaccaaatcccAAGTCTGGTTCTTATGCAGAGACTCCATCTTTTCTACTATAACACCCCTCATCTActcttctcttggctattgacAACCTCTTGAAAAGTATACGGATTTTCGCTACTAATGACAAGAGCATAAGAAACCATGTCTTTAAAACTATACCTAGTTAGTGGCCTGATAGTGCGTCTAAGCCTGTCTATGGCTATAATACGTCAACAATTGGAGAGCTTTCCAAGAGATTGCTGTCAAGAAGGCCAAATGTGGAACCTATCTTGAGCCAGCAATTCTTGCAACAAGGCACAAGCATTCTGGTAGAGACATCAGAAACTACAAGTACATCTGTTGACCAGGATGATGAGGATAAGACAAATAGTAGTGCTGATCATAAGGGTAAGTCAAAGGCTTAAGAAGCTGATTTTGTGTCTGCAGCCAATTGTAAAACAGTCAGGAAACAGAAAACAAGGGGGAAGAGGAACAattccaagaaaaagaaaattggtaaAGGAGGCAGGAAGAGATGTTTTATGATGTCGAAGGAGATTGCCCtatctttttgaaaatttgtctttttttcatTAGTCACATTATTACAAATTTGTCCTTTTGCTAATGgtcttatttttcaaaatttgtccTTTTAAGGTCTACTCTCACTTCCTATTGCtaatagcttctttttttttttttttttttttttaatggccggttttcttttttctttttaatgaaaaaggtcaaaacattaacaaataactctgCAAAATACAcactaaaaattcaaaactatttttatctTTGAATTTGGCTTACGATTCGGGTTgcatgcggtagtgaaaactactGCATTggcatcaaacaaaaaataatggctTTTCTCTATCCTTGTTTTatagaaataatatataatacattaaatattaaaataatcaataattaaaaaaataaaattattaaaaaactaaaactattaaaaaactttaaaaaaaataaaataaaaaaatcaaagaagtgGCTCCTttgccaaaaatggggtggccagccacccaatTTTTGGCCAAGGGAATGGCACAGACAACATGGCCTTTAGGGGTGGTCCGGCcgctaaaactaaaaaaaaaaaaaaaaaggtttgggttTTATAAAGCTGAGAATATGCAAGGCTTCTTTTGAAAAATCAGTCCAAGTTTTCGTGCAAGCTGGAGAAACTTTCACATAAATTCCCAACAAAAGCACATTAACCCAATTGGAAATGGTGATTGCCAAGGCAGATCCTTTTATTCCAAGCCCGATTCTGAACACAAGAACCCAGCAAACAAGAAGGTGCAGCAGAGCTGTCATTCCAGAGGTTATCAGCATAGGAATAACATTGTTTTGGGTCTGCAAAAATCTGTTGAGGCATTGAAGGAGGGCAAAGGCAAAAAGGCTTGGGATCATCCAGCAATTAAAAACTCCAGCTTCAGTAGATATTTCATGGTCTTGGCCTAGAGCTATGCGAATGGTGGTGGTATAATACCAGATTAGTGATAGAGGAAAGCTCAGGGCCAGGAGGGTCAGCATTGCTCGCTGCGTGTGAACTccaaacctctttttttttttcttttttcctttttttattggGCTTAGGCCatggagccaccccttggccaaaaatggggtggccggccaccccattttcgGCCAAGGGCCTTTGATTTTccattttgattattatttttttttagttttttaatagttttaattgtttaatatttttattttgtaaattattaattattttaatatttaatgtattatatattatttccttAAAATGCGGATTAAGGAAagccattattttttgtttgatgccAGGGCCATCATTTTGGGCTACTGAGTGCAAGCCGAATcctggcttacatgctgttatttatatatattgtagtgTACGCAACagttaagattaaattttaaagttaacttacttttagaaacttttaataaaagaaagaaaatgaagaaaaattttgagatattcaatcttgaccgtatTTAAACTACAGTATATAtactgtaattttttattttttttttcatacatgcaattattttaataacatgtaagcCGAATCCTTCATCTTTATATAACctcaaaatacttttaaaataaataaaaataaataaataaatcctctTAAAAAGTGTATCAAACACACCCAAGCTTAATCTCGTgttaaatttatcaaattaaaaattaaagaataaagtaTTAAAGAGAATAAAAGATTGCTGGCATGCTGCCGTTGACCAACTTTCTTTAAGGAAAGAAAGAACAGTAACACTGACCATTGACTTTCCGTAAACACTAACTTTGGAGAAAGAATTCTTGAACAAATTCATTCATAGCAttgaaagtaaacaaaaaaacaaaaaaagagaaaatgtttttttctttttcaataacaCAAAAGATTCACTGATCAGGAACATTACTGCCTACTGGACTGAGGACTCATTCTTCCATGCGTTGGCTTTGGCTCTCCTGTCCTTGGGATACCTTGACCATGATCTTTGGAAGAGTAAGAGATGGATCCACTCTGAGAAAAGCCGGGGCTTTGACTAAGCTGATACTCTGCTCCAGCTCCTTTACTGCCTCTATCGTCTGTTGGGCCTTCTTTCCCTTCTTTCTGCAAACATAACAGTTACAAGTGAAATGATGCTCATCACCCTATTATGGTTTTGAACACATAAAtccaaaggagaaaaaaattacCTCCTCTCAATGTGTTTGGCCTCCCTCCTTGATCTGACTTTATCAATCGTTTTAATGGCCTTCAGCGTGTTTTCTGTGACATTCCTGTCATATCTCTCTGGCCTATTACGCTTCCTCTCAAACTCAAAGGTAGAATCCTGCAAAATGTGAAAATAAGACAAGTAAAAACCAGATAGCCACTTGATCTTTTCTTGTCAAACCAAGaggaaaatattacaaaattagATGAAAGAGATAAGCTAAACCAAGCATGCTTACCTGCGTCATGTCCTTCCCATGCAACCTCCTATAGGCCTTGGTCCATTTCACCTTGCGAGGATTCCTCTTCATCTTGAAGTTTTTGTGGCATTTGGATCTACAAAAGCGAAATATCTGCAGAAGGATCACTTATCAGGGGCTAGTCCAGTCCACTAAAGGCACAAAATAATATATCGTATGAACCAATGAAGGATATTCCACCAAATCTAAGGCATTTTAGAAGGGATGCAGCCTCTATTTAGCAAAGCCCTCAACTGTGGATTTTAGTGAAGCAACATAGAAACTTTGACATAGCAAACGTCTAGAAAATAAGCATAAATGACACACCCAACAACTTAAAGACATTCAGATTGGCAATGGTTCCAACAGATGGAACATACGGATCTTAGTAGTCAATGTCAAGAGATGTCATGCCAGTAGATGAATTACACAAGATTGACTCTGATATTTGAAGCTAAGTACATAGCAACAGAacctttagaaaataaaaaaatggtatggctggaccaaacaaaaaacaaattgcacAAAACAGCCCAAATATGGCAATGGAATAAACCTAGGATAGAGAATTCCGGAAACAAATAACCATTCTACCTTTACATCATTGCGGACAAACTGAATACCATGCCCTGGATATATGGTGGAGGAACAGAACCAACACTTTTTCATCCTCATCTTATTTTCAACTTACTAACAAATCCAAATtcctgaaagaaaaaaaaaattaattaaaaatcattacGAAGAAGAAATCCAAACAATAAGAACAGATGAACATAACATTatggggtaattacattttgtcCCCATGAACTACAGCGCATCGGCACTTTTTCCCATAAACTACTAACTATGACACTTGACCCCAACAAACTACTATCTTATGATACTTTCCCCCCTTCCATCAGTCAAAGTGGTTAAATCTAATGGTCAACAGTCATGTGACTTGCATGtgctattttaaatttgttttcttccatttttgccCTCACATCAGATttttggattagggtttaggagggtataagcgtcattttattgatctaaagagaaaaaaaattaaaattaaaaatcattacGAAGAAGAAATCCAAACAATAAGAACagaaggtaattacccctaacaTTATCCCCTAATCATTTAATGTTCAAACTATAACATCCATTAAAGTCCATTTCAATGTTTTCCATTATGAAATTCCtattttttaacattcaaaCTAATCAATTGGAGGTTCGATCCCTCAAAGCGGTCGATttatctctttaatttttatattttcttattttcaattgATAGAAACCCTTGGGTTCctatcattttatatatttttttatattgttcTCATGGTTTTAAATTGGTATGCAGTTCACATATTGGTTACaaacttaaaagctttaatgaaggcaaaatatatgtattttcacatatattttcagAAGAAACTtcgaataataaataaatagtttgaaacttttgttttaatgaaaaattgcaggatataaaattgattttctacaTGGAACCTACAAATATGGGTAGATTCAGACAATCTCAAACCTTGGCAAACTTAGAATCCATCAAATGGTGTTTCTTGCTAATGCCAGGTAAATTGTGGGAGtctttcatcactttttaaacaCTGGGTGCCAAAATGCAAATGCATGGATATTTTAAGaggataaagtgtatttttgcctattaatttctttcattacTTCCCCATTCCCAACATTATAAAGTTAGTTATCTAAAGAAATCCATGACTAGAGTTAATACATGCTCAATAAGCAGAAGTATATAATGATATGCTCAATATTCTAAtaaatttcagaaaataaacAGCTTTATTAataaaccaaaaatatcaaacaaatGAAATTGGCATTAAGGGcataaattctaaaaatcttCCACTTGCCCTCAAGTCTAATTTAGAATACATCTAACACACACATTCCCTCAATATGAGACTCAAAAGTCTTATGGGGCAAATTCTTATCGAAAAGGTCTATCAGATTCTTAGTCGATCCGTTCTTTGCTACAATGCATCTCCACGAGAGATAATCTCTCTAATGAGATGATGGCTGTGTTGAGCAATGGAATGGAAAAAGAGAGTTGAACggtactgtagcagatttgattgatatgagagaaaaaagtaagaatgttttgtataaaaaagtgaaaaaatttgttttgtagtgatttttttatttgaatagtaataaaaaattattgatgtgatgtaaaaagtaagaatgttagaattgattttgagaagaattttttttatttttgggtccGGCCGGTCCGGCTCTTTACCAAACACAGCCAGCCGATAATTTCACTCAAGTCTTTCCCTCTCTTATGGTTTCTCGATTCCTTGGATTGTGCAACCGCTCCACTATTGTCACATAGCAACGTAATAAAAGATTGCCCTATCATTGTCATACGAAGATCCATCAAGCACTTTTTGAGTCAAACAACATCCTTTGCCACTTCACAAGCTACAACATACTCAGCCTTCATGGTGGAGTAAGCAATTAATGCAAGATTGCTAACACTCCTCCAACTATTGACTCCACCACCCGAGGTAAAAATTCCTTGACATGGATCTTCGGGAATCACGATATGACTGGAAATCAAAATC from Corylus avellana chromosome ca1, CavTom2PMs-1.0 encodes the following:
- the LOC132167008 gene encoding probable ribosome biogenesis protein RLP24, translating into MRMKKCWFCSSTIYPGHGIQFVRNDVKIFRFCRSKCHKNFKMKRNPRKVKWTKAYRRLHGKDMTQDSTFEFERKRNRPERYDRNVTENTLKAIKTIDKVRSRREAKHIERRKKGKKAQQTIEAVKELEQSISLVKAPAFLRVDPSLTLPKIMVKVSQGQESQSQRMEE